A region of Streptomyces deccanensis DNA encodes the following proteins:
- a CDS encoding LOG family protein: MQTMPAHAAHHDDHEIETIEEFDATVSARGTLAGFRVQAVDLTDRTRELLATDTAEAVFLGCPMRPEAAAKIRADGALVFPPVPGLPFDPYRGLLYSPDELFASLSDGGYEATPDALAYAWFQRTKADRDVYASMLRAVHDDSVSDALDELLSGARVVGVMGGHAMARGTEAYEGAARLGRTLARSGLTVATGGGPGAMEAANLGAYAAPYDDAMLTESLRLLAKAPKFTPSITDWASAAFEVRTRWPRGGTSVGIPTWFYGHEPPNPFASHIAKYFANATREDGLLARSGAGVVFLPGAAGTVQEIFDNATPNYYESRGEPTPMVLVDRAHWTERLPTWPLLRSLARGRSMEARIALVDRIEEAPEALARLGDRPNTSSD; the protein is encoded by the coding sequence GTGCAGACGATGCCCGCCCACGCGGCCCACCACGACGACCACGAGATAGAGACGATCGAGGAGTTCGACGCGACCGTCTCCGCGCGCGGCACCCTCGCCGGATTCAGGGTCCAGGCCGTCGATCTGACGGACCGTACGCGCGAACTGCTCGCCACCGACACGGCGGAAGCCGTCTTCCTCGGCTGCCCGATGCGACCGGAGGCGGCGGCGAAGATACGCGCGGACGGCGCCCTGGTCTTCCCGCCCGTCCCCGGTCTGCCGTTCGACCCGTACCGGGGACTGCTCTACTCCCCCGACGAACTCTTCGCGTCCCTGTCCGACGGCGGCTACGAGGCCACGCCCGACGCCCTCGCGTACGCCTGGTTCCAGCGCACCAAGGCCGACCGCGACGTCTACGCCTCCATGCTGCGCGCCGTCCACGACGACTCCGTCTCGGACGCCCTCGACGAACTCCTCTCCGGTGCCCGGGTGGTGGGCGTGATGGGCGGCCACGCGATGGCACGCGGCACCGAGGCGTACGAGGGCGCCGCCCGCCTCGGCCGCACCCTGGCCCGCTCGGGCCTCACGGTCGCCACCGGCGGCGGTCCGGGCGCGATGGAGGCGGCGAACCTGGGCGCCTACGCGGCCCCGTACGACGACGCGATGCTCACCGAGTCACTGCGACTGCTGGCAAAGGCACCGAAGTTCACGCCCTCGATCACCGACTGGGCGAGCGCCGCCTTCGAGGTGCGCACCCGCTGGCCGAGGGGCGGCACCTCCGTCGGCATCCCCACCTGGTTCTACGGCCACGAGCCGCCGAACCCGTTCGCGTCGCACATCGCCAAGTACTTCGCCAACGCCACCCGCGAGGACGGCCTCCTCGCCCGCTCCGGCGCCGGTGTCGTCTTCCTGCCCGGGGCCGCCGGAACCGTGCAGGAGATCTTCGATAACGCGACCCCCAACTACTACGAGTCGCGCGGCGAACCGACCCCCATGGTCCTCGTGGACCGGGCCCACTGGACGGAGCGGCTGCCGACCTGGCCGCTGCTGCGGTCGCTGGCGCGAGGCCGTTCGATGGAGGCCCGGATAGCCCTAGTCGACCGGATCGAGGAGGCGCCGGAGGCCCTGGCACGACTCGGCGACCGTCCAAACACTTCTTCGGATTGA
- a CDS encoding VOC family protein: MYQQMIFVNLPVNDLDASKKFFTELGYSLNPQFSDENAASVVISDTIVAMLLTKPFYATFTTKEIADATKTSQVMLCLSAESREKVDELVEKAVAAGGTASDKVQEMDFMYGRAFDDLDGHTWEVVWMDPSAIEG, encoded by the coding sequence ATGTACCAGCAGATGATCTTCGTGAACCTGCCCGTGAACGACCTCGACGCCTCGAAGAAGTTCTTCACGGAGCTCGGCTACTCGCTCAACCCGCAGTTCAGCGACGAGAACGCGGCCTCCGTCGTGATCAGCGACACCATCGTGGCGATGCTCCTCACCAAGCCGTTCTACGCGACCTTCACCACGAAGGAGATCGCGGACGCCACGAAGACCAGCCAGGTGATGCTCTGTCTGAGTGCCGAGAGCCGCGAGAAGGTCGACGAGCTGGTCGAGAAGGCGGTCGCCGCCGGCGGCACCGCCTCGGACAAGGTCCAGGAGATGGACTTCATGTACGGCCGCGCCTTCGACGACCTCGACGGTCACACCTGGGAGGTCGTGTGGATGGACCCGTCGGCGATCGAGGGCTGA